The following are encoded together in the Oncorhynchus gorbuscha isolate QuinsamMale2020 ecotype Even-year linkage group LG03, OgorEven_v1.0, whole genome shotgun sequence genome:
- the LOC124031827 gene encoding coiled-coil domain-containing protein 63-like isoform X1: protein MSPMSLHQGRVRFNKLLAKNGQLREELKILHVERKQFLHLYCRMERELQEIRKDIRDMMAQSTAAFEARVEARCKRMLLKEKKVKDLTQYGTEVSELQRVISHDHRLKTFMSIKGNECSSQEEGQDLSRRQVEERQRRRLGLDTQGGTFGTLDSLQETFHKIHCVTGEEDLHKLVGTFIQIEDKNFALLNFVNEQNNKAETLKDEINQIRCEMEVVSREERRQHEERRVVLRGVSVQQQATEQQMGGYQQRITSVGKILNQLKTGIDRVCHNIDCDRSVIEDKLGSSTGIRDSTIMTYLGLVERRTNELLTLQSFLSSKDLDKDYNPRMVARHLLGQSPPLPRQNKTVEPPTFGDDNDPEESLLTDQVKPLSKDELLPLIMMRMQRKARIVRPEVRKSASKLSVVASRIHHGSLGL, encoded by the exons ATGTCACCCATGTCTTTGCACCAGGGTCGTGTTCGCTTCAACAAGCTTTTGGCCAAGAACGGGCAGCTGAGAGAGGAGCTGAAGATCTTGCACGTGGAGAGGAAGCAGTTCCTCCACCTCTACTGCAGGATGGAGAGG GAGCTGCAGGAGATTCGCAAGGACATCCGAGACATGATGGCTCAGTCCACTGCTGCTTTTGAGGCCAG AGTGGAGGCTCGGTGCAAACGGATGCTGCTGAAGGAGAAAAAGGTGAAGGACCTGACCCAGTATGGCACGGAGGTGAGCGAGCTGCAGCGGGTCATCTCCCACGACCACCGCCTAAAGACCTTCATGAGCATCAAGGGCAACGAGTGCAGCAGCCAGGAGGAGGGCCAGGACCTGAGCCGCAGACAGG TTGAGGAGAGGCAGCGCAGGAGACTGGGACTGGACACTCAGGGAGGGACTTTTGGGACTCTCGATTCCTTGCAGGAGACCTTCCACAAGATCCACTGTGTCACAGGGGAGGAGGACCTGCACAAGCTGGTGGGGACCTTCATTCAGA TTGAAGACAAGAACTTTGCTTTGCTAAACTTTGTTAACGAACAGAACAACAAAGCTGAGACATTGAAGGACGAAATCAACCAG atcCGCTGTGAGATGGAGGTGGTTTCCAGAGAGGAGCGCAGACAGCATGAGGAGCGCAGGGTCGTGCTTCGGGGGGTCAGTGTGCAGCAGCAGGCCACAGAGCAGCAGATGGGGGGCTACCAGCAACGCATCACCTCAGTGGGCAAGATCCTCAACCAGCTGAAGACAG GAATAGACCGTGTGTGCCACAACATAGACTGTGACCGGTCAGTGATCGAAGACAAGTTAGGCTCCTCGACCGGGATTCGGGACAGCACCATTATGACTTACCTGGGATTGGTGGAGCGCAGGACCAACGAGCTGCTGACTTTGCAGTCTTTCCTCAGCTCTAAG gaccttgataaAGATTACAATCCTAGAATGGTTGCCAGGCACCTCCTAGGACAAAGTCCACCACTGCCTAGGCAAAACAAAACGGTTGAGCCTCCCACTTttgg GGATGACAATGACCCAGAGGAGTCCCTGCTAACAGACCAGGTGAAGCCCCTCTCCAAGGACGAGCTGCTCCCGCTGATAATGATGAGG ATGCAGAGGAAGGCAAGGATCGTCCGACCAGAGGTCCGAAAATCAGCCTCCAAACTCAGCGTTGTGGCCAGCAGAATCCACCATGGCTCCCTAGGACTCTGA
- the LOC124031827 gene encoding coiled-coil domain-containing protein 63-like isoform X2, with protein sequence MERELQEIRKDIRDMMAQSTAAFEARVEARCKRMLLKEKKVKDLTQYGTEVSELQRVISHDHRLKTFMSIKGNECSSQEEGQDLSRRQVEERQRRRLGLDTQGGTFGTLDSLQETFHKIHCVTGEEDLHKLVGTFIQIEDKNFALLNFVNEQNNKAETLKDEINQIRCEMEVVSREERRQHEERRVVLRGVSVQQQATEQQMGGYQQRITSVGKILNQLKTGIDRVCHNIDCDRSVIEDKLGSSTGIRDSTIMTYLGLVERRTNELLTLQSFLSSKDLDKDYNPRMVARHLLGQSPPLPRQNKTVEPPTFGDDNDPEESLLTDQVKPLSKDELLPLIMMRMQRKARIVRPEVRKSASKLSVVASRIHHGSLGL encoded by the exons ATGGAGAGG GAGCTGCAGGAGATTCGCAAGGACATCCGAGACATGATGGCTCAGTCCACTGCTGCTTTTGAGGCCAG AGTGGAGGCTCGGTGCAAACGGATGCTGCTGAAGGAGAAAAAGGTGAAGGACCTGACCCAGTATGGCACGGAGGTGAGCGAGCTGCAGCGGGTCATCTCCCACGACCACCGCCTAAAGACCTTCATGAGCATCAAGGGCAACGAGTGCAGCAGCCAGGAGGAGGGCCAGGACCTGAGCCGCAGACAGG TTGAGGAGAGGCAGCGCAGGAGACTGGGACTGGACACTCAGGGAGGGACTTTTGGGACTCTCGATTCCTTGCAGGAGACCTTCCACAAGATCCACTGTGTCACAGGGGAGGAGGACCTGCACAAGCTGGTGGGGACCTTCATTCAGA TTGAAGACAAGAACTTTGCTTTGCTAAACTTTGTTAACGAACAGAACAACAAAGCTGAGACATTGAAGGACGAAATCAACCAG atcCGCTGTGAGATGGAGGTGGTTTCCAGAGAGGAGCGCAGACAGCATGAGGAGCGCAGGGTCGTGCTTCGGGGGGTCAGTGTGCAGCAGCAGGCCACAGAGCAGCAGATGGGGGGCTACCAGCAACGCATCACCTCAGTGGGCAAGATCCTCAACCAGCTGAAGACAG GAATAGACCGTGTGTGCCACAACATAGACTGTGACCGGTCAGTGATCGAAGACAAGTTAGGCTCCTCGACCGGGATTCGGGACAGCACCATTATGACTTACCTGGGATTGGTGGAGCGCAGGACCAACGAGCTGCTGACTTTGCAGTCTTTCCTCAGCTCTAAG gaccttgataaAGATTACAATCCTAGAATGGTTGCCAGGCACCTCCTAGGACAAAGTCCACCACTGCCTAGGCAAAACAAAACGGTTGAGCCTCCCACTTttgg GGATGACAATGACCCAGAGGAGTCCCTGCTAACAGACCAGGTGAAGCCCCTCTCCAAGGACGAGCTGCTCCCGCTGATAATGATGAGG ATGCAGAGGAAGGCAAGGATCGTCCGACCAGAGGTCCGAAAATCAGCCTCCAAACTCAGCGTTGTGGCCAGCAGAATCCACCATGGCTCCCTAGGACTCTGA